The following are from one region of the Anaeropeptidivorans aminofermentans genome:
- a CDS encoding methyltransferase family protein, translated as MMRYIAAATLFLFVTLVLSRAFQLKKLGIKALRFGEMDKKDFLIPPFALLLFYIVLTSTFGLPKIGAELFNNEFAGWIGVIVCIIGILLFLYALVSFGKSFRVGLDEDHPGALVTTGAFSISRNPIYTAFGLILIGEFLIIPNWIILIYVFIGIWLLNRQILLEEQSLKKIYGEKYMEYCKKVRRFL; from the coding sequence ATGATGAGATATATTGCCGCAGCAACATTATTTCTCTTTGTAACGCTTGTTTTATCGCGGGCTTTTCAATTAAAAAAACTAGGGATAAAAGCCCTTCGATTTGGTGAGATGGATAAAAAGGATTTTCTTATTCCGCCATTTGCTTTGCTGTTATTTTATATTGTATTGACAAGTACATTTGGCCTGCCCAAAATAGGAGCTGAATTGTTTAACAATGAATTTGCCGGCTGGATAGGCGTGATTGTATGCATAATAGGTATATTATTGTTTCTATATGCTCTGGTTTCATTTGGAAAAAGTTTTCGTGTCGGCTTAGACGAGGATCACCCTGGGGCGCTTGTGACCACGGGAGCGTTTTCTATCAGCCGTAATCCAATATATACGGCATTCGGATTAATTCTCATAGGTGAATTTTTAATTATTCCCAATTGGATAATATTGATTTATGTTTTTATTGGTATTTGGCTTTTAAACCGGCAAATCCTGCTTGAGGAACAATCCCTAAAAAAGATATACGGCGAAAAATACATGGAATACTGTAAAAAAGTAAGGCGGTTTCTATAA
- a CDS encoding FUSC family protein: protein MNSHKPMHAVIPGLGQRSLKTALATAILALLYLPFGENPTFACIGVIFGMGNSIEDSKKNGGNRLIGTIIGGLLGIGIFWVERLIFPNGNYYLKVILIFFGVILLVWSSVAFKWPGAVQPGGVVLCIILFNTPADHVTYYAFGRMIDTAIGVIFAIAVNEVFKRNRVDRWLKREVVGETGK, encoded by the coding sequence ATGAACAGTCATAAACCGATGCATGCAGTGATACCAGGCCTTGGGCAAAGGAGTTTAAAAACGGCTTTAGCGACGGCAATACTTGCCCTTCTCTATCTTCCGTTTGGAGAAAATCCCACTTTTGCCTGTATTGGTGTTATATTTGGAATGGGTAACAGTATTGAGGATTCAAAAAAGAACGGCGGAAACAGGCTTATCGGAACAATTATCGGCGGCCTTCTGGGAATAGGCATATTTTGGGTAGAACGTTTAATTTTTCCCAATGGGAATTATTATTTGAAGGTTATTTTAATCTTTTTTGGGGTTATCCTTTTGGTTTGGTCATCAGTTGCGTTTAAGTGGCCGGGTGCCGTTCAGCCCGGCGGAGTGGTGCTTTGTATAATCCTGTTTAATACCCCTGCAGACCATGTTACCTATTATGCCTTTGGCAGAATGATTGACACAGCTATCGGCGTTATTTTTGCTATAGCAGTAAATGAAGTTTTTAAAAGGAATCGGGTTGACAGGTGGCTTAAAAGAGAAGTTGTGGGAGAAACAGGAAAATAA
- the rlmD gene encoding 23S rRNA (uracil(1939)-C(5))-methyltransferase RlmD: MAKKFIKEIEITDFEFPNMGIGVIEEGEVKVKNALPGQVVEALIGRKKRSLYGSLMNVSSPSKDEITPLCSESGICGGCTFQSLPYNKESDIKKNALLKLFAEGGISLPIDREFVFAEEESHYRNKMEYSFGDNEKGGNLELGMRKRNSYYEVSNGSQCKIAPEDYGIIVKCVKGYFSDKNINFYHRMRKDGHLRHLIIRKGFFTGEILINLVTAPNFPEDLSALKDMLLSLELSGEIKGILHTENDSVADIIRPDNVKLIYGRDYFYEKINGLIFKISPFSFFQTNSQGAERLYETVREFAGEDNSVIFDLYCGTGTIGQILSFKAKEVMGIELIEEAVAAANENTKLNGISNCRFIAGDVLKKINELDKKPSLIVLDPPREGIHPKAIGPIIDFSSPKIIYVSCNPVTLVRDLKIFTEAGYEIEKVRFHDMFPRSYHMECVVELCRISNNV; the protein is encoded by the coding sequence ATGGCTAAAAAATTTATAAAAGAAATAGAGATTACGGACTTTGAATTCCCCAATATGGGAATAGGGGTGATAGAAGAAGGGGAAGTAAAGGTTAAAAACGCTCTTCCCGGGCAGGTCGTTGAGGCCCTTATAGGAAGGAAGAAGAGAAGCCTTTACGGAAGCCTTATGAATGTATCTTCTCCTTCAAAGGACGAAATAACGCCTCTTTGCTCAGAGTCGGGAATTTGCGGCGGCTGCACCTTTCAGTCTCTTCCTTATAATAAGGAATCAGATATAAAGAAAAACGCCCTTTTAAAGCTTTTTGCAGAAGGCGGCATCAGCCTTCCCATAGACAGAGAATTTGTTTTTGCAGAAGAAGAAAGCCATTACAGAAACAAAATGGAATACTCCTTCGGAGACAATGAAAAAGGCGGAAACTTGGAATTGGGCATGAGAAAAAGAAATTCTTATTATGAAGTCAGCAACGGCTCTCAATGTAAAATTGCCCCGGAGGATTACGGAATCATTGTAAAATGCGTAAAAGGCTATTTTTCTGATAAAAACATAAATTTTTACCACCGTATGAGAAAGGACGGCCATCTGCGCCATTTAATTATACGAAAGGGTTTTTTCACAGGGGAAATTCTCATAAATCTTGTAACCGCCCCAAATTTTCCGGAGGATCTTTCAGCCCTTAAAGATATGCTTCTTTCTCTTGAGCTTTCGGGCGAAATCAAAGGCATTCTTCATACGGAAAACGACAGCGTTGCAGACATTATAAGACCGGACAATGTAAAGCTTATTTACGGAAGAGATTATTTCTACGAAAAAATAAACGGCCTTATATTTAAAATAAGCCCCTTTTCATTTTTTCAGACAAATTCCCAAGGCGCCGAAAGGCTTTATGAAACCGTAAGAGAATTTGCAGGAGAAGACAATTCTGTCATCTTTGACCTTTACTGCGGAACGGGAACCATCGGCCAAATTCTGAGCTTTAAGGCAAAAGAGGTCATGGGTATCGAACTTATAGAAGAAGCAGTTGCCGCCGCCAATGAAAATACAAAACTAAACGGCATAAGCAATTGCCGTTTTATCGCCGGAGATGTTCTTAAAAAGATTAACGAACTTGATAAAAAGCCCTCCCTCATCGTCCTTGACCCTCCGAGAGAAGGCATTCACCCTAAGGCAATAGGCCCTATAATTGACTTTTCCTCCCCAAAAATCATCTACGTCTCCTGCAACCCCGTAACCTTAGTAAGAGACCTTAAAATATTTACGGAAGCAGGATATGAAATAGAAAAGGTTAGATTTCATGATATGTTCCCCAGGAGTTATCATATGGAGTGCGTTGTCGAATTATGCAGAATTTCAAACAATGTGTAG
- a CDS encoding S1 RNA-binding domain-containing protein, producing the protein MSIEVGSIIEGKVVRIKPFGAIVSIGDNLQGLVHISHISNSFVQDINEHLAVGDIIKVKVLSVDEANNKIALSIKEAVSDSRKNDSDSGGNYVPKEREPQAPKEPLDSVSLFEEKFKEWVKSSNERQAGINKRNKRR; encoded by the coding sequence ATGAGTATCGAAGTCGGCAGCATCATAGAAGGTAAAGTTGTAAGAATTAAGCCCTTTGGCGCCATTGTATCCATCGGCGACAATCTTCAAGGTCTTGTTCATATATCTCATATTTCCAACAGCTTTGTACAAGATATCAACGAGCATCTTGCCGTTGGAGATATTATAAAGGTCAAGGTTCTTTCCGTTGACGAGGCTAATAATAAAATTGCTTTATCGATCAAAGAGGCTGTTTCTGACAGCAGGAAAAACGATAGCGATTCCGGTGGAAATTACGTTCCAAAAGAAAGAGAACCTCAGGCCCCTAAAGAGCCTCTTGATTCCGTATCCCTTTTTGAAGAAAAGTTCAAAGAATGGGTAAAATCCTCCAATGAGCGTCAAGCAGGAATAAATAAAAGAAACAAAAGAAGATAA
- a CDS encoding DUF3006 domain-containing protein, with translation MKYAIDRLNDNFALCQDIETGEFKEIPIELLEVGTKEGDIIFLNDGKYIKDAQLEAERRKSLRQRLDKLIKRKDEGG, from the coding sequence TTGAAATACGCAATAGACAGATTGAATGATAATTTTGCCCTTTGTCAGGATATTGAAACGGGAGAATTTAAAGAAATTCCCATAGAGCTTCTTGAAGTAGGCACAAAAGAAGGCGATATTATTTTCTTAAACGACGGGAAATATATAAAAGATGCCCAATTAGAAGCTGAAAGGCGCAAAAGTCTTAGGCAGAGGCTTGATAAGCTGATTAAAAGAAAAGATGAAGGGGGCTAA